One genomic segment of Arthrobacter sp. Marseille-P9274 includes these proteins:
- a CDS encoding DUF3488 and transglutaminase-like domain-containing protein, producing MTAMLDRPVAPDRPSQGGERRRRVPGFAPWLMSGAVALATILAAANIHGVIEHWGWLWPVVITVLAVEAGPGLARAMRWSPVAGTLLGLAGLVGALTALFLPATSFLLVLPGPGSLRALEFLIADAQDSVVSQVAPVLASPGIVMVACVGVGLVALLVDTMAVPLQLPAASGFGLLAILVVPAIIKPHSLGPAGFLAAAAGYLAILAAAQWLDGLDQAPPGRTAAGQFGRAAGIGAGALVLALLLPLGIPGFTSGAFPQGSRLDWLGAPTGLNPILSLGDNLRRPGAFGRMTYATDSKTPLYLRTVTLENLTGARWSPTDTRSQQREGVEEMGTPRIRELLDEGTVTTTAIETRSFTSPWLPAPYAPAEIIGVDGDWSWDPRTLAVQASLGTSSANQDYIVRSVTSDLTRETLQDADPLESPTVDGIFTSLPSDMPDIIVDTTEEVLDGLGEPYDQAMAIQSYLRGPGFVYSEQAPVDGGYDQSGFEVVAAFLEEKAGYCVHYAATMAIMAREAGIPSRIAIGYAPGRETGETVEVDGRDLTEHEVDSRDAHAWPELFFEDIGWVAFEPTPGRGAVPAYAQQPTVRVPDQAERENLNPGGNPAPSQPALPRSGESGSGSNAAEDTPATGLWTAAALGILVLALAAPGLIRSSRTRRRRNQLLAMDSPNRDTALVAWREARDAAADYGISAAAEESARAFERRLGQELGGGAAAALSRLREDYEVAAYANPAVPRLGSPAIRGAVPAAVPLAADETGGRRQWSDVETVTSGLRRHSSWRQRMLGLLFPRSLFVRR from the coding sequence ATGACCGCCATGCTGGACCGGCCCGTGGCGCCGGACCGGCCATCCCAGGGCGGCGAACGACGACGGCGCGTGCCGGGGTTTGCACCGTGGCTCATGTCCGGGGCGGTCGCCTTGGCCACGATCCTGGCGGCGGCGAACATCCACGGCGTGATCGAACACTGGGGCTGGCTGTGGCCGGTGGTCATTACCGTGCTGGCCGTGGAGGCAGGACCGGGCCTGGCCAGGGCCATGCGCTGGTCCCCGGTCGCGGGTACGCTGCTGGGCCTGGCCGGGCTGGTCGGCGCCCTGACGGCGCTGTTCCTGCCCGCCACGAGCTTCCTCCTCGTGCTCCCCGGGCCGGGGAGCCTGCGGGCGCTGGAGTTCCTCATCGCCGATGCGCAGGACTCGGTCGTCTCCCAGGTGGCGCCGGTGCTGGCATCCCCGGGCATCGTCATGGTTGCCTGCGTCGGAGTGGGCCTGGTCGCCCTGCTTGTGGACACCATGGCCGTGCCGCTGCAACTGCCGGCTGCTTCCGGGTTCGGCCTGCTGGCCATCCTGGTGGTGCCGGCGATCATCAAGCCCCACAGCCTCGGCCCGGCCGGCTTCCTCGCGGCGGCCGCAGGCTATCTGGCGATCCTTGCCGCGGCCCAATGGCTGGACGGACTGGACCAGGCGCCGCCCGGCCGGACCGCCGCCGGCCAGTTCGGCCGGGCCGCAGGCATCGGCGCCGGCGCGCTCGTCCTCGCCCTGCTGCTGCCCCTGGGCATCCCAGGCTTCACCTCCGGTGCCTTCCCGCAGGGTTCCCGGCTGGACTGGCTCGGCGCGCCGACCGGCCTCAACCCGATCCTCAGCCTCGGCGACAACCTCCGCCGGCCGGGTGCCTTCGGCCGCATGACCTATGCCACCGATTCGAAGACGCCGCTCTACCTTCGGACCGTCACCCTGGAGAACCTCACGGGCGCCCGCTGGAGTCCCACGGACACCCGGAGTCAGCAACGCGAAGGGGTGGAAGAGATGGGCACCCCGCGGATCCGCGAGCTCCTGGACGAGGGCACCGTGACGACCACCGCCATCGAGACCCGTTCCTTCACGAGCCCGTGGCTGCCGGCCCCCTATGCCCCCGCCGAGATCATCGGCGTCGACGGCGACTGGTCCTGGGACCCGAGAACGCTGGCGGTCCAGGCGTCGCTGGGAACGAGCAGCGCCAACCAGGACTACATCGTCCGCAGCGTCACCTCGGACCTGACCCGGGAAACCCTGCAGGATGCCGACCCGCTGGAGTCTCCGACCGTGGACGGCATCTTCACCAGCCTGCCCTCGGACATGCCGGACATCATCGTCGACACCACCGAGGAGGTCCTGGACGGGCTGGGGGAGCCGTACGACCAGGCGATGGCCATCCAGAGCTACCTGCGCGGCCCCGGCTTCGTGTACTCCGAACAGGCGCCTGTGGACGGCGGCTATGACCAGAGCGGCTTCGAAGTGGTCGCCGCTTTCCTGGAAGAGAAGGCCGGCTACTGCGTCCACTACGCCGCCACCATGGCCATCATGGCCCGCGAGGCCGGCATCCCCAGCCGCATCGCCATCGGCTATGCTCCCGGCCGCGAAACCGGCGAGACCGTGGAAGTGGACGGTCGGGACTTGACGGAGCACGAGGTCGATTCCCGCGACGCCCACGCCTGGCCCGAGCTCTTCTTCGAGGACATCGGCTGGGTCGCCTTTGAACCCACGCCCGGTCGCGGCGCCGTCCCCGCGTACGCGCAGCAGCCCACTGTGCGTGTCCCGGACCAGGCCGAGCGCGAGAACCTCAACCCCGGCGGCAATCCCGCTCCGTCCCAGCCAGCGCTGCCCCGCTCGGGGGAATCCGGGAGCGGTTCGAATGCCGCGGAGGACACACCGGCTACCGGCCTGTGGACCGCGGCAGCCCTCGGCATCCTGGTGCTCGCGCTGGCTGCTCCGGGCCTCATCCGCAGCTCCCGCACCCGCCGCCGTCGTAACCAGCTGCTCGCCATGGACAGCCCCAACCGCGATACCGCCCTCGTTGCCTGGCGCGAGGCCCGTGACGCCGCCGCCGATTATGGCATCAGTGCCGCGGCTGAGGAGTCCGCGCGTGCCTTCGAGCGACGGCTCGGGCAGGAGCTCGGAGGCGGCGCTGCCGCTGCCCTATCGCGGCTCCGCGAGGACTACGAGGTCGCGGCCTACGCCAACCCTGCCGTTCCGCGTCTTGGCAGCCCCGCAATCCGCGGCGCCGTTCCGGCTGCCGTTCCGCTCGCCGCGGATGAAACCGGCGGCCGACGGCAATGGAGCGACGTTGAGACGGTCACGAGCGGACTGCGCAGGCACAGTTCGTGGCGGCAGCGCATGCTTGGTTTGCTGTTCCCCCGCTCGCTGTTCGTCCGCCGCTGA
- a CDS encoding sugar O-acetyltransferase yields MDDEYFEGDDRSMRERMLAGDLYIADDPELAADSMRAIELADRYARVWPGNREEAAGLLRELLGALGEGTEIRPPLFVDYGKYITVGARTFINYNLTALDVAPITIGDDVQIGPNVQLLTPTHPVGAELRREKLEAAKPIVIGDNVWIGGGAIVLPGVTVGQNTVIGAGAVVTKDLPANVIAVGNPAKVVRSI; encoded by the coding sequence ATGGACGACGAGTATTTTGAGGGCGACGACCGGTCGATGCGGGAGCGGATGCTCGCCGGCGACCTGTACATCGCCGACGACCCGGAATTGGCCGCGGACAGCATGCGCGCCATCGAGCTGGCGGACCGGTATGCGCGGGTCTGGCCGGGGAACCGGGAGGAAGCGGCGGGACTGCTGAGGGAACTGCTCGGGGCGCTGGGCGAGGGCACCGAGATCAGGCCGCCGCTGTTCGTCGACTACGGGAAGTACATCACAGTGGGCGCGCGCACCTTCATCAACTACAACCTGACCGCACTCGACGTCGCCCCCATCACGATCGGGGACGACGTGCAGATCGGCCCGAACGTGCAGTTGCTGACTCCCACCCACCCGGTGGGGGCGGAGCTGCGGCGGGAAAAGCTGGAAGCGGCCAAGCCCATTGTCATCGGCGACAACGTCTGGATCGGCGGCGGAGCCATCGTCCTGCCGGGCGTCACGGTGGGCCAGAACACCGTGATCGGGGCCGGGGCCGTTGTCACCAAGGATCTGCCGGCGAACGTCATCGCCGTCGGCAATCCCGCCAAGGTCGTCCGCAGCATCTGA
- a CDS encoding NAD-dependent succinate-semialdehyde dehydrogenase, translated as MAETANREAELLAKVPTGLLINGEWRDAAGGQTLDVEDPATGKVLLTIANAQPEDGAAAMDAAAAAQADWAKTAPRERGEILRRAFELVTERAEDFALLMTLEMGKPLAEARGEVAYGAEFLRWFSEEAVRIGGRYATAPDGKNRLLVQKKPVGPCLLITPWNFPLAMATRKIAPAVAAGCTAILKPATLTPLTSLLFAQVMQEAGLPAGVLNVIQTSTAGKVTGPLIKDERLRKLSFTGSTPVGQALIRDSADRVLRTSMELGGNAPFLVFEDADLDKAVDGALAAKMRNMGEACTAANRFIVQDSIADAFAEKFAAKIAELTPARGTEPESNVGPLIDGKARDGVHELVEDAISHGAKAVTGGAPVDGPGYFYQPTVLTNVSPKARILAEEIFGPVAPIVTFSTEEDAVRLANASEYGLVAYVYTKDLNRGLRVSEKLETGMLGLNAGVISNAAAPFGGVKQSGLGREGGEEGIEEYLYTQYVGIADPYADEL; from the coding sequence ATGGCTGAAACCGCCAACCGCGAAGCGGAACTGCTGGCAAAGGTTCCCACCGGTCTGTTGATCAACGGCGAGTGGCGCGACGCTGCCGGCGGCCAGACGCTGGACGTCGAAGACCCCGCCACCGGCAAGGTCCTGCTCACCATTGCCAACGCGCAGCCCGAAGACGGTGCCGCCGCGATGGACGCAGCTGCAGCCGCCCAGGCCGACTGGGCCAAGACCGCCCCGCGCGAGCGCGGCGAAATCCTGCGCCGTGCCTTCGAACTGGTGACCGAGCGCGCCGAAGACTTCGCGCTGCTGATGACCCTGGAAATGGGCAAGCCTCTGGCCGAGGCCCGCGGCGAGGTGGCCTACGGCGCCGAGTTCCTGCGCTGGTTCTCCGAGGAAGCTGTCCGCATCGGCGGCCGCTACGCCACCGCGCCGGACGGCAAGAACCGCCTGCTGGTTCAGAAGAAGCCTGTCGGCCCCTGCCTGCTCATCACCCCCTGGAACTTCCCGCTGGCCATGGCCACCCGCAAGATCGCGCCCGCCGTCGCTGCCGGCTGCACCGCGATCCTCAAGCCGGCCACGCTGACCCCGCTGACCAGCCTGCTCTTCGCCCAGGTCATGCAGGAAGCCGGCCTGCCCGCCGGCGTCCTGAACGTCATCCAGACCTCCACCGCCGGCAAGGTCACCGGCCCGCTGATCAAGGACGAGCGGCTCCGCAAGCTCTCCTTCACCGGCTCCACCCCCGTGGGCCAGGCCCTGATCCGCGACTCGGCCGACCGCGTCCTGCGCACCTCGATGGAGCTCGGCGGCAACGCGCCGTTCCTGGTCTTCGAGGACGCCGACCTGGACAAGGCCGTTGACGGCGCGCTGGCCGCGAAGATGCGCAACATGGGCGAGGCCTGCACCGCGGCCAACCGCTTCATCGTGCAGGATTCCATCGCCGACGCCTTCGCCGAGAAGTTCGCCGCCAAGATCGCCGAGCTGACCCCGGCCCGCGGCACCGAGCCCGAGTCCAACGTCGGCCCGCTGATCGACGGCAAGGCCCGCGACGGCGTGCACGAGCTGGTCGAGGACGCCATCTCCCACGGCGCCAAGGCCGTGACCGGCGGCGCTCCGGTGGACGGCCCCGGCTACTTCTACCAGCCGACCGTGCTCACCAACGTCTCGCCGAAGGCACGCATCCTCGCCGAGGAGATCTTCGGCCCGGTCGCCCCGATCGTCACCTTTAGCACCGAAGAGGACGCCGTCCGGCTGGCCAACGCGAGCGAGTACGGCCTGGTTGCCTACGTCTACACCAAGGACCTCAACCGGGGCCTGCGCGTGAGCGAGAAGCTGGAGACCGGCATGCTCGGCCTGAACGCCGGCGTCATCTCCAACGCCGCGGCACCGTTCGGCGGCGTCAAGCAGTCCGGCCTGGGCCGCGAGGGCGGCGAAGAGGGCATCGAGGAGTACCTCTACACCCAGTACGTCGGCATCGCCGATCCGTACGCGGACGAGCTGTAA
- the rsmI gene encoding 16S rRNA (cytidine(1402)-2'-O)-methyltransferase: MNEQVAGGPGQIVLAGTPIGNIGDASPRLVELLQTAHVVAAEDTRRLHKLLHALGITAGGRIISYHEHNEATRTAELLDLVRSGSTLVMVTDAGMPAVSDPGFRLVEAAVTDGLVVTAVPGPSAVLTALALSGLPTDRFTFEGFLPRKQGERQARLTELVDEKRTMVFFEAPHRLEPMLRALDTAFGPERRAAVCRELTKLHEEVLRGPVRELLEWAESSEVRGEIAVVVSGAPDAPPEQAKDHVAAVTELIGQGSRLKDAVAAVAADARISKRELYSAVLAARPPKA; encoded by the coding sequence GTGAATGAGCAGGTAGCCGGCGGCCCCGGTCAGATCGTCCTGGCGGGAACGCCGATCGGCAACATCGGCGACGCCTCGCCGCGGCTGGTTGAACTGCTGCAGACCGCGCACGTCGTGGCGGCCGAGGACACCCGCCGGCTGCACAAGCTCCTGCATGCCCTGGGCATCACGGCCGGCGGGCGCATCATCAGCTACCACGAGCACAACGAAGCCACACGCACGGCCGAACTGCTCGACCTGGTCCGCTCCGGCAGCACCCTGGTCATGGTGACGGATGCCGGCATGCCCGCCGTCTCCGACCCGGGTTTCCGGCTGGTGGAGGCCGCGGTCACCGACGGACTCGTGGTGACGGCCGTCCCCGGTCCGTCCGCGGTGCTGACCGCCCTCGCGCTGTCCGGCCTGCCGACCGACCGCTTCACCTTCGAAGGGTTCCTGCCGCGCAAGCAGGGCGAGCGGCAGGCCCGGCTGACCGAGCTCGTCGACGAAAAGCGCACGATGGTCTTCTTCGAAGCTCCGCACCGGCTCGAGCCGATGCTGCGGGCGCTGGACACGGCCTTCGGCCCGGAGCGCCGCGCGGCCGTCTGCCGGGAGCTGACCAAGCTGCACGAGGAGGTCCTGCGCGGACCCGTCCGCGAGCTGCTCGAATGGGCGGAGTCCTCCGAGGTCCGCGGCGAGATCGCCGTCGTCGTGTCGGGAGCGCCGGATGCCCCGCCCGAGCAGGCCAAGGACCACGTCGCGGCAGTCACCGAGCTGATCGGGCAGGGCTCGCGGCTGAAGGACGCCGTCGCGGCGGTCGCCGCCGATGCCCGGATCAGCAAGCGGGAGCTCTACTCCGCCGTCCTCGCCGCCCGGCCGCCCAAGGCCTGA
- a CDS encoding transglycosylase domain-containing protein, translating into MPKPHLSLPDSLTKRGKIALFLAVSALCGVLTAGLLVPATAVAASGGSQVAELFEHLPGELERGPLDAPSKIYSADGKLIASFYAENREPVKLDEVSQHMQDAIISIEDARFYDHGGVDLQGMARALVNNAAGGGLQGASTITMQYVNNVLIDAGVQAGKPVEELTISGTKSLADKVREAKLAVTVEREYSKDEILQGYLNIVLFNRQTYGVEAASQAFFGIPAKELNIAQSAMLAGMVQSPNYFDPVTNPDVTKERRDMVLAAMLENGKITEDEYKEAKASGLDLDPQPIHSGCTAAAMADYFCNYVENLVLQSDVFGKDATERARLLARGGLTIKTTLDSRLQEEAQTQIEKQVPMGDESGAGSSMVSVEPGTGKILAMAQNTKYSPEPAASNTELNFNVDASMGGTPYGFQPGSTMKPFTTVAWLEAGRALNEVVDASRTFYPEGYDWKASCAPKNTVFSQWSFKNALPGYARPMTVSEGLTNSVNSATAAQAAQLDLCDIQDAATRMGVHRAVDGKPLEVASPSFIIGGQEVSPMTMAAAYATFASGGRYCEPIALLEVTDSQGTKYDVPDQKCSQAISQDVAAAISKPLQKLVENRPGSIEPIGVPAAAKTGTTDLSEQTWTVGYTQGISTASWVGTWQSYSSLNYVPVNGVAREFVDGSSIAGAQWTGYMKKVAEYYDTGGFGSVPANMLYP; encoded by the coding sequence GTGCCTAAGCCTCATCTGTCCTTGCCGGATTCCCTCACCAAGCGCGGGAAGATCGCCCTGTTCCTGGCGGTCAGCGCGCTGTGCGGCGTCCTCACGGCCGGGCTGCTGGTTCCGGCGACGGCGGTGGCGGCGTCGGGCGGCAGCCAGGTCGCCGAACTGTTTGAACACCTCCCCGGCGAGCTGGAGCGCGGGCCGCTGGATGCGCCGTCGAAGATCTACAGCGCGGACGGGAAGCTGATCGCCTCCTTCTACGCCGAGAACCGCGAGCCGGTGAAGCTGGACGAGGTTTCGCAGCACATGCAGGATGCGATTATTTCGATCGAGGACGCCCGGTTTTACGACCACGGCGGCGTGGACCTGCAGGGCATGGCCCGCGCGCTGGTGAACAACGCCGCCGGCGGCGGGCTGCAGGGCGCGTCGACCATCACCATGCAGTACGTCAACAACGTCCTGATCGATGCCGGCGTCCAGGCGGGCAAGCCGGTCGAGGAACTGACGATCAGCGGCACGAAGTCCCTGGCCGATAAGGTCCGCGAGGCCAAGCTGGCCGTCACGGTGGAGCGCGAGTACTCCAAGGACGAGATCCTGCAGGGCTACCTGAATATCGTGCTGTTCAACCGCCAGACCTATGGGGTGGAGGCGGCATCCCAGGCCTTCTTCGGGATTCCCGCCAAGGAACTCAACATTGCGCAGTCGGCCATGCTGGCCGGCATGGTCCAGTCGCCGAACTACTTCGACCCGGTAACCAACCCGGACGTGACCAAGGAACGCCGCGACATGGTGCTGGCGGCGATGCTTGAGAACGGCAAGATCACCGAGGACGAATACAAGGAGGCCAAGGCGTCCGGGCTGGACCTGGACCCGCAGCCGATCCATTCCGGCTGCACGGCCGCGGCGATGGCCGATTACTTCTGCAACTACGTGGAGAACCTCGTGCTGCAGTCCGACGTGTTCGGCAAGGACGCCACCGAGCGGGCGAGGCTGCTGGCCCGCGGCGGGCTGACCATCAAGACCACGCTCGACTCGCGGCTGCAGGAGGAGGCCCAGACGCAGATCGAGAAGCAGGTGCCGATGGGCGACGAGTCCGGCGCCGGCTCCTCGATGGTCTCCGTGGAACCGGGCACCGGCAAGATCCTGGCGATGGCGCAGAACACGAAGTACAGCCCGGAACCCGCGGCCTCCAACACGGAGCTGAATTTCAACGTGGACGCCTCCATGGGCGGCACGCCCTACGGCTTCCAGCCCGGTTCCACCATGAAGCCGTTCACCACCGTGGCCTGGCTGGAAGCGGGGCGGGCGCTGAACGAGGTGGTCGACGCCAGCAGGACCTTCTACCCGGAGGGCTACGACTGGAAGGCCAGCTGTGCCCCGAAGAACACCGTGTTCAGCCAGTGGAGCTTCAAGAACGCCCTGCCTGGTTATGCCCGGCCCATGACCGTCAGCGAGGGCCTGACGAATTCGGTCAACTCCGCCACCGCGGCGCAGGCGGCCCAGCTGGACCTCTGCGACATTCAGGATGCCGCCACGCGGATGGGCGTGCACCGTGCCGTCGACGGGAAGCCGCTGGAGGTCGCCAGCCCGTCCTTCATCATCGGCGGCCAGGAGGTCTCGCCGATGACCATGGCCGCGGCCTATGCCACCTTCGCCTCCGGCGGCCGCTACTGCGAGCCGATCGCGCTGCTGGAAGTCACGGACTCGCAGGGCACCAAGTACGACGTGCCGGACCAGAAGTGCAGCCAGGCCATTTCCCAGGACGTCGCGGCGGCGATCAGCAAGCCGCTGCAGAAACTCGTGGAAAACCGGCCCGGTAGCATCGAGCCGATCGGTGTGCCGGCCGCTGCGAAGACGGGCACCACGGACCTGTCCGAACAGACCTGGACCGTCGGCTACACGCAAGGCATTTCGACGGCGTCATGGGTCGGCACCTGGCAGTCCTACTCGTCGCTGAACTACGTGCCGGTCAACGGGGTGGCCCGCGAGTTCGTGGATGGCTCCTCGATCGCCGGCGCGCAGTGGACCGGGTACATGAAGAAGGTGGCGGAGTACTACGACACTGGCGGCTTCGGCAGCGTCCCCGCGAACATGCTCTACCCGTAG
- a CDS encoding dolichyl-phosphate-mannose--protein mannosyltransferase, producing MADVNYATGAARAPERRWIESPARAFSEAVLTRRLLGSPEFFGKWGWLVPLLVAAIGGVLRFYRLGEPGSLVFDETYYVKDAYSYLHFGYEREWPEDANDAFNAGSPGQPRDEPEYVVHPPVGKWMIAFGMALFGTDNAFGWRFGAALTGTVSILLIALIAQKLFKSTALGGIAGLLTAVDGHHLVHSRTSLLDIFLSFWIVAAFGALLLDREHGRRRLAARVAALARGGGTPRESELLYGPPVLWRPWRLAAAVCLGLAVGTKWSALAFVAVFGLTAVLWDMNARRVAGIRHWFAAGVVRDGLPAFFTMIPLAAATYLASWTGWFLSDDGYDRQWARDHGGGIWGWIPDPLRSLAEYHRSAYTFHSGLDSSHPYESNPWTWLFMGRPTSFYYQGEEQGVNGCPVADCSTSVTVVGNPIIWWAAALALIAVVFAWLGRRDWRAGAILSGIAAGYLVWFLYPERTMFFFYAIAFQPFLILALTYVLGLALGRSTDPPWRRRQGLVIVGLFLVAALLVAAFFLPVWTAEQIPYQDWRWRMWMPSWV from the coding sequence ATGGCGGACGTGAATTACGCCACCGGCGCCGCGCGGGCCCCCGAACGGCGCTGGATCGAATCCCCCGCCCGTGCCTTCTCCGAGGCCGTGCTGACGCGGCGCCTGCTCGGCTCCCCCGAATTCTTCGGGAAGTGGGGCTGGCTGGTCCCCCTGCTCGTGGCGGCGATCGGCGGCGTCCTCCGCTTCTACCGGCTCGGCGAACCCGGCTCCCTGGTCTTCGATGAGACCTATTACGTCAAGGACGCCTACTCCTACCTGCACTTCGGCTACGAGCGCGAGTGGCCGGAGGACGCCAACGATGCCTTCAACGCCGGCAGCCCGGGCCAGCCCCGGGACGAGCCGGAGTACGTGGTGCATCCCCCCGTCGGCAAGTGGATGATCGCCTTCGGCATGGCGCTCTTCGGCACGGACAACGCCTTCGGCTGGCGGTTCGGCGCCGCCCTGACCGGCACCGTGTCGATCCTGCTCATCGCCCTGATCGCGCAGAAGCTGTTCAAGTCCACCGCGCTCGGCGGCATCGCGGGGCTGCTGACCGCCGTCGACGGCCACCACCTGGTGCACTCGCGCACCTCCCTGCTGGACATCTTCCTCAGCTTCTGGATCGTGGCCGCGTTCGGCGCCCTGCTGCTGGACCGGGAGCACGGACGACGGCGGTTGGCCGCCAGAGTGGCGGCCCTCGCCCGGGGCGGGGGTACTCCCCGGGAGTCGGAGCTGCTGTACGGGCCGCCGGTGCTGTGGCGCCCCTGGCGGCTCGCGGCCGCGGTCTGCCTGGGCCTGGCGGTGGGCACCAAATGGTCGGCGCTGGCCTTCGTTGCGGTCTTCGGCCTGACGGCGGTGCTGTGGGACATGAACGCGCGCCGTGTCGCCGGGATCCGGCACTGGTTCGCCGCCGGGGTGGTGCGGGACGGGCTGCCCGCGTTCTTCACCATGATCCCGCTCGCCGCGGCCACGTACCTGGCATCGTGGACCGGCTGGTTCCTCTCGGACGATGGCTATGACCGGCAGTGGGCCCGCGACCACGGCGGCGGCATCTGGGGCTGGATCCCCGACCCGCTCCGTTCGCTGGCCGAATACCACCGCAGCGCCTACACGTTCCACAGCGGCCTGGATTCCTCCCACCCGTACGAATCCAACCCGTGGACCTGGTTGTTCATGGGACGGCCGACGTCCTTCTACTACCAGGGCGAAGAGCAGGGCGTGAACGGCTGTCCCGTCGCGGACTGCTCTACCTCGGTTACCGTGGTGGGCAACCCGATCATCTGGTGGGCAGCCGCGCTGGCCCTGATCGCCGTCGTCTTCGCCTGGCTGGGGCGGCGCGACTGGCGGGCCGGCGCCATCCTCTCGGGCATCGCCGCCGGGTACTTGGTCTGGTTCCTCTATCCGGAGCGGACCATGTTCTTCTTCTACGCGATCGCCTTCCAGCCCTTCCTCATCCTCGCCCTGACCTACGTGCTGGGGCTGGCGCTGGGGCGGAGCACCGACCCGCCGTGGCGGCGCCGGCAGGGCCTGGTCATCGTGGGCCTGTTCCTGGTCGCCGCGCTGCTGGTGGCCGCGTTCTTCCTGCCCGTCTGGACCGCGGAGCAGATTCCGTACCAGGACTGGCGGTGGCGGATGTGGATGCCAAGCTGGGTATGA
- a CDS encoding long-chain fatty acid--CoA ligase: protein MREAATELLARMPEGTNITDLLVSRQRREPGRALYAVKRDGAWTDVSAAELHGQVSALAKGLINAGIEPGDRIAVMSKTRYEWTLVDLASWYAGAVVVPIYETSSPHQVQWILADSGAKLVFAEDAARAGTVERSMEELPEPLPVWTMTGPGSGLQELQAKGADVTDDALEQARTSRTLEDTASLVYTSGTTGRPKGCIITHGNFAELAVNTTEFLAEILKEPGAKSLMFLPLAHVLARAVQVICLAAGVKMGHTANMGELIEDLGTYNPTFLLVVPRVFEKVYATARQKAEDGGKGRIFDAAAATAIALSKAVDAESRGEGVGPSLLLKAKRAVFNKLVYAKLRAAFGGQVGFTVSGASALSPELAHFFTGIGIPVLEGYGLTESTAPATVNLPHRNKIGTVGLPLPGTTVRIADDGEVLIRGIGITRGYHHNDEANAAGFADGFFRTGDLGRLDDDGFLTITGRKKDLLVTAGGKNVAPGPLEDALREHLLVAQGVVIGEGRPFVAALLGLDPEGLARWCRIHSKPHLDIGAAATDPDVLAELQRAVDHANRLVSRAEQIRRFRVLRQELTEASGHMTPSLKLKRNQVIEDFAAEVERLYGKP from the coding sequence ATGCGGGAAGCGGCAACTGAACTTCTGGCCCGGATGCCCGAAGGCACCAACATCACCGACCTGCTGGTGTCCCGGCAGCGGCGGGAGCCCGGACGCGCCCTCTACGCGGTCAAGCGGGACGGCGCCTGGACCGACGTCTCGGCCGCCGAGCTGCACGGCCAGGTCAGCGCGCTGGCGAAGGGCCTGATCAACGCCGGCATCGAGCCGGGCGACCGGATCGCCGTCATGTCCAAGACCCGCTACGAGTGGACGCTCGTCGATCTGGCCAGCTGGTACGCCGGCGCCGTCGTCGTCCCCATCTATGAGACCTCCTCGCCGCACCAGGTCCAGTGGATCCTCGCCGACTCCGGCGCCAAGCTGGTCTTCGCAGAGGACGCCGCCCGGGCCGGGACCGTGGAGAGGTCGATGGAGGAGCTGCCCGAGCCGCTGCCCGTGTGGACGATGACCGGGCCCGGTTCCGGGCTGCAGGAGCTGCAGGCCAAGGGAGCGGACGTCACCGATGACGCGCTGGAGCAGGCCCGGACGTCACGCACCCTGGAGGACACGGCGTCGCTGGTGTACACCTCCGGCACGACGGGCCGGCCCAAGGGCTGCATCATCACCCACGGCAACTTCGCCGAACTCGCCGTCAACACCACCGAGTTCCTCGCCGAGATCCTCAAGGAACCCGGCGCCAAGTCGCTCATGTTCCTGCCGCTGGCGCACGTGCTGGCGCGCGCCGTGCAGGTCATCTGCCTCGCCGCCGGCGTCAAGATGGGGCACACGGCCAACATGGGCGAGCTGATCGAGGACCTGGGCACCTACAACCCGACGTTCCTGCTGGTGGTGCCGCGCGTCTTCGAGAAGGTCTACGCCACCGCGCGGCAGAAGGCCGAGGACGGCGGCAAGGGCAGGATCTTCGACGCCGCCGCAGCCACCGCGATCGCCTTGTCCAAGGCAGTCGACGCCGAATCCCGCGGCGAGGGCGTCGGCCCCTCGCTGCTGCTCAAGGCCAAGCGGGCCGTATTCAACAAGCTGGTCTACGCCAAGCTCCGCGCGGCCTTCGGCGGGCAGGTCGGCTTCACTGTCTCCGGCGCGAGTGCGCTGAGCCCGGAGCTGGCACACTTCTTCACCGGCATCGGCATCCCCGTGCTGGAAGGCTACGGACTCACGGAATCCACGGCCCCCGCCACGGTCAACCTGCCGCACCGCAACAAGATCGGCACCGTCGGCCTGCCGCTGCCCGGCACCACCGTGCGGATCGCCGATGACGGCGAGGTCTTGATCCGGGGCATCGGCATCACCCGCGGCTACCACCACAATGACGAGGCCAACGCGGCCGGTTTCGCAGACGGGTTCTTCCGCACCGGCGACCTCGGGCGGCTGGACGACGACGGCTTCCTCACCATCACCGGCCGCAAGAAGGACCTGCTGGTCACCGCCGGCGGCAAGAACGTGGCGCCGGGTCCGCTCGAAGATGCCCTGCGCGAGCATCTGCTGGTGGCGCAGGGCGTGGTGATCGGCGAAGGCCGGCCCTTCGTTGCCGCCCTGCTCGGCCTGGACCCCGAGGGGCTGGCCCGCTGGTGCCGCATCCACAGCAAGCCGCACCTCGACATCGGCGCCGCAGCCACGGATCCCGACGTCCTCGCCGAACTGCAGCGGGCCGTGGACCATGCCAACCGCCTCGTCTCCCGCGCCGAGCAGATCCGTAGGTTCAGGGTTCTGCGGCAGGAGCTGACCGAAGCCTCGGGCCACATGACCCCGTCGCTCAAGCTCAAGCGGAACCAGGTGATCGAGGACTTCGCCGCCGAGGTCGAGAGGCTCTACGGGAAGCCTTAG